A region of Allocoleopsis franciscana PCC 7113 DNA encodes the following proteins:
- the fusA gene encoding elongation factor G: MARTIPLERVRNIGIAAHIDAGKTTTTERILFYSGMVHKIGEVHEGTAVTDWMDQERERGITITAAAISTSWNDHRINIIDTPGHVDFTIEVERSMRVLDGVIAVFCSVGGVQPQSETVWRQADRYKVPRIAFINKMDRTGANFFKVYTQLRERLRANAVAIQIPIGSESDLRGIVDLVRMRAKIYANDIGTDIQDTEIPDEVKEQAEEYRAKLIESVAETDEALIEKYLEGEELTEEEIRSALRKGTVTGAIVPVLCGSAFKNKGVQLLLDAVVDYLPAPVDIPPIQGTLPDGTVAERAPDDSAPLSALAFKIMADPFGRLTFLRVYSGILKKGSYILNSTKDQKERISRLIVLKANDRIEVDELRAGDLGAAIGLKNTFTGDTICNEDAPIILESLFIPEPVISVAVEPKTKQDMEKLSKALQSLSEEDPTFRVHVDPETNQTVIAGMGELHLEILVDRMLREFKVEANVGAPQVAYRETIRRAIKTEGKFIRQSGGKGQYGHVVIELEPGDPGTGFEFVSKIVGGSIPREYVSPAEQGMKEACESGILAGYPVIDLKATLVDGSFHEVDSSEMAFKIAGSMAIKDGVMKASPVLLEPMMKVEVEVPEDFLGDVMGDLNSRRGQIEGMGSESGVAKVTAKVPLAEMFGYATDIRSKTQGRGIFSMEFSHYEEVPRNVAEAIIAKSKGNA, translated from the coding sequence GTGGCACGGACCATCCCGCTTGAGAGAGTACGGAATATCGGGATTGCAGCCCACATTGATGCGGGCAAAACAACAACAACGGAACGAATCCTGTTTTATTCAGGAATGGTTCATAAAATCGGAGAAGTCCACGAAGGAACAGCCGTAACGGACTGGATGGATCAAGAGCGGGAGCGGGGAATCACCATCACTGCCGCAGCCATCAGCACGAGCTGGAATGACCATCGGATTAATATTATTGATACTCCGGGTCACGTTGACTTCACCATTGAAGTTGAGCGCTCCATGCGGGTATTAGACGGTGTGATTGCCGTGTTCTGCTCCGTGGGAGGTGTTCAGCCTCAATCAGAGACAGTATGGCGGCAAGCAGACCGCTACAAGGTGCCCAGAATCGCGTTCATCAACAAGATGGATCGGACGGGGGCGAATTTCTTCAAGGTATACACTCAACTGCGCGAGCGCTTGCGAGCCAATGCTGTGGCGATCCAAATCCCCATTGGTAGTGAAAGCGATCTGAGGGGAATTGTGGATTTGGTTCGGATGCGAGCCAAGATTTATGCCAACGACATCGGAACGGATATTCAAGATACAGAAATTCCTGACGAGGTCAAAGAGCAGGCAGAAGAGTACCGCGCCAAACTCATTGAGTCGGTTGCGGAAACGGATGAAGCGCTGATTGAAAAGTATCTGGAAGGCGAAGAACTCACTGAAGAAGAAATTCGTAGTGCCCTTCGCAAAGGAACCGTTACAGGAGCGATCGTTCCTGTATTATGCGGTTCTGCTTTCAAGAACAAAGGCGTTCAACTCCTGCTAGATGCAGTTGTCGATTACTTGCCAGCTCCCGTTGATATTCCTCCGATTCAAGGAACACTACCCGACGGAACGGTAGCGGAGAGAGCCCCTGATGATTCAGCCCCCTTGTCAGCTCTGGCTTTCAAGATTATGGCAGACCCATTTGGTCGTTTAACCTTCCTGCGGGTTTACTCTGGGATACTTAAGAAAGGTAGCTACATTCTTAATTCCACCAAAGACCAGAAGGAACGCATCTCTCGTCTGATCGTTCTGAAAGCGAATGATCGGATTGAAGTGGACGAGTTGCGAGCAGGCGACTTGGGAGCTGCCATTGGTTTGAAGAATACCTTTACGGGCGACACGATCTGTAATGAAGACGCGCCAATCATTTTGGAATCGTTGTTCATTCCAGAACCGGTGATCTCCGTAGCAGTGGAACCGAAAACCAAGCAAGATATGGAGAAGCTCTCCAAGGCGCTCCAATCTTTATCGGAAGAAGACCCGACGTTCCGTGTCCACGTTGACCCAGAAACCAACCAAACCGTAATTGCGGGGATGGGTGAGTTGCATCTGGAAATTCTGGTAGACCGGATGCTGCGAGAGTTTAAGGTAGAAGCGAATGTCGGTGCGCCGCAGGTGGCTTACCGAGAAACAATTCGCAGAGCCATTAAGACTGAAGGTAAGTTTATTCGCCAAAGTGGCGGTAAAGGTCAGTACGGTCACGTCGTCATCGAATTGGAGCCAGGAGATCCGGGTACCGGTTTTGAATTTGTCTCCAAGATTGTAGGCGGTTCTATTCCGAGAGAATACGTTTCACCCGCTGAGCAGGGGATGAAAGAAGCCTGTGAATCCGGGATTTTGGCTGGATATCCGGTCATTGACTTGAAAGCCACTCTAGTCGATGGGTCATTCCACGAGGTAGACTCTTCGGAAATGGCCTTTAAGATTGCTGGGTCAATGGCGATTAAGGACGGCGTGATGAAAGCTTCGCCGGTACTGTTAGAGCCTATGATGAAAGTAGAGGTTGAAGTTCCTGAAGACTTCCTTGGAGATGTCATGGGTGACCTCAACTCTCGCCGTGGTCAAATTGAAGGCATGGGTTCTGAGAGCGGTGTTGCTAAAGTCACTGCTAAAGTTCCATTAGCAGAGATGTTTGGCTATGCTACGGATATCCGCTCTAAGACCCAAGGTCGAGGTATCTTCTCGATGGAGTTTAGTCACTACGAGGAGGTACCTCGCAACGTGGCTGAAGCCATCATCGCGAAGAGCAAAGGGAACGCATAA
- the rpsG gene encoding 30S ribosomal protein S7 yields the protein MSRRTVIKKRPIPPDPVYNNRLISMMVRRIMRHGKKSIANRIIYDAMKIIEERTGNDPLDTFESAVKNVTPLVEVKARRVGGATYQVPMEVRSDRGTTLALRWLIRFSRERGGRSMASKLANELMDAANGTGNAIRKREETHRMAEANKAFAHYRY from the coding sequence ATGTCTCGTCGCACAGTTATCAAAAAGCGTCCTATCCCTCCTGACCCGGTCTACAATAATCGCTTGATCAGTATGATGGTGCGGCGGATCATGCGTCATGGCAAAAAATCTATTGCCAATCGAATTATTTATGACGCTATGAAAATCATTGAGGAACGGACAGGTAACGATCCTCTAGATACATTTGAAAGCGCCGTAAAAAATGTAACACCGTTGGTTGAAGTGAAAGCTCGCCGGGTAGGTGGGGCAACTTATCAAGTACCAATGGAAGTTCGCTCTGACCGAGGAACGACTTTGGCGCTACGTTGGTTGATCCGATTTTCGAGGGAAAGAGGGGGTCGTTCCATGGCTAGCAAGTTAGCCAATGAATTGATGGATGCCGCTAACGGAACCGGAAATGCGATTCGCAAGCGTGAAGAAACACATAGGATGGCAGAGGCCAATAAAGCTTTCGCCCACTATCGGTACTAA
- the rpsL gene encoding 30S ribosomal protein S12 gives MPTIQQLIRSERAKAKKKTKSPALKQCPQRRGVCTRVYTTTPKKPNSALRKVARVRLTSGFEVTAYIPGIGHNLQEHSVVMIRGGRVKDLPGVRYHIIRGTLDTAGVKDRRQGRSKYGTKRPKAK, from the coding sequence ATGCCCACTATCCAACAGCTCATTCGGAGCGAACGCGCCAAAGCGAAGAAGAAAACTAAGTCGCCTGCACTTAAACAATGTCCGCAGCGTCGTGGTGTCTGCACGAGAGTATATACGACAACACCGAAGAAACCCAACTCAGCCCTGCGGAAAGTGGCAAGAGTCCGTCTGACTTCGGGTTTTGAAGTGACCGCTTACATTCCAGGGATCGGCCACAACCTACAAGAACACTCGGTTGTAATGATTCGGGGCGGTCGTGTTAAAGATTTGCCTGGAGTGAGATACCACATTATTCGAGGAACGCTAGATACCGCAGGCGTAAAAGATCGGCGTCAAGGACGTTCTAAGTACGGAACTAAACGTCCTAAGGCTAAGTAA
- a CDS encoding HesB/IscA family protein yields the protein MINLSEAAVGEIKRLQLRRHKAEARLRLGVQKGGCADLFYTIEFEEVPKFGDRVYDCGDISIVVDEASLNYISELTLDYSEDLMGGGFRFHNPNAVESCGCGNSFRVASDVSAKP from the coding sequence ATGATTAATCTGAGTGAAGCAGCGGTTGGTGAAATCAAACGCTTACAGTTGAGACGTCACAAAGCAGAAGCACGATTACGCCTGGGTGTTCAAAAAGGCGGGTGTGCTGATCTGTTCTACACGATTGAGTTTGAGGAAGTGCCGAAGTTTGGCGATCGCGTCTATGATTGTGGCGATATCTCCATCGTGGTAGATGAAGCTAGCTTGAATTACATTAGTGAGCTAACACTAGATTACTCAGAAGATTTAATGGGAGGTGGGTTTCGCTTTCATAATCCGAACGCAGTAGAAAGCTGCGGCTGTGGCAACTCCTTTAGAGTCGCGTCAGACGTGTCTGCAAAACCGTAG
- a CDS encoding phosphomannose isomerase type II C-terminal cupin domain, which yields MIQSQDVSQVPALPLPTSITAERVAATELRPWGSFTVLEEGRGYKIKRIEVKPGHRLSLQMHYHRSEHWIVVSGTAKVICGDDELVIHQNQSTYVPQGNMHRLENPGVIPLVLIEVQNGEYLGEDDIMRFEDDYARSKPQE from the coding sequence ATGATTCAGTCTCAAGACGTTTCTCAAGTCCCGGCACTTCCCTTACCCACCTCCATAACAGCTGAACGTGTTGCCGCGACAGAGCTGCGACCTTGGGGTTCATTCACGGTTTTGGAAGAAGGACGAGGCTACAAAATTAAGCGAATTGAGGTCAAGCCCGGTCATCGGCTCAGTTTGCAAATGCATTACCATCGGAGTGAACACTGGATTGTTGTTAGCGGTACGGCGAAGGTGATCTGTGGCGATGACGAATTGGTCATTCATCAAAATCAGTCTACTTATGTTCCTCAAGGTAATATGCACCGACTAGAGAATCCAGGTGTTATTCCTCTAGTCTTAATTGAGGTTCAAAATGGAGAATATCTCGGAGAAGACGATATTATGCGTTTTGAAGATGACTATGCCCGTAGTAAGCCTCAAGAGTAA
- a CDS encoding phosphodiester glycosidase family protein encodes MSKRTRPETRHTTRIVWTTISKRTLVLFVLSLVGSSLAFASTSLETPKPQLLHGYETRLNPSAVVAKTTLPPPQADFLSEVSPLVTPQNTPPVVGKPLLSELSPVSEKAVTVRTSEKPTSSHPETLLSQGLSKVTRQGTQVSLNGRAYKVPWKQWQVGASVRTAISDVGMMQSLGLELLSTRDWTRQPIQWFSDPTRTPMVLVTQRDAAYRYLDVSDFARVADLRMKVAGEQLQITSVPARLKDIQQGTQAWGSRIVIDLDRPTPWQVSDGVSEGVITLDASTDPSLIERFQAPPPQPPQPMQEVEDVAPVPVQPPSNLPVFRVENGQKQTTIRVQIPAGQRIQVFSVPKPNRLVIDLRPDALMEKEILWAPGIRWRQQYVNLGESRFPVVWLEVDPKANRMSFRPMWSNPTTQVGTTPLLQMAPSWQAAAAINAGFFNRKTQFPLGAIRRDGRWFSGPILNRGAIAWNDQGQFKIGRLSLQETLATSTGMNLPVLFLNSGYVKAGISRYTSEWGPTYTPLTDNEILVYVQNNQVTGQLPGGMTGQTAFPIPGDGYLLTLRGDGTAAAGFLNIGTQVNIGQGTTPTDFATYPQILGAGPVLLENRQIVLDAKAEQFSDAFSQQMAIRSAIGTTGSGTVIIAAIHSRVGGRGPTLAETAQLIQQMGAIDALNLDGGSSTGLYLGGQLLDRSPATAARVHNALGLFLAPIP; translated from the coding sequence ATGAGCAAAAGAACAAGACCAGAAACGAGACATACCACTCGCATTGTTTGGACAACGATTTCTAAGCGCACCCTTGTCCTTTTCGTGCTATCCCTTGTTGGCTCATCTCTCGCTTTCGCCAGTACCAGCCTGGAAACGCCTAAGCCCCAACTCTTACACGGCTATGAAACGAGGCTGAACCCGTCGGCTGTTGTTGCGAAGACAACTCTACCCCCTCCTCAGGCAGATTTTTTGTCTGAGGTTTCGCCTCTGGTGACTCCGCAGAACACACCCCCTGTTGTGGGTAAGCCCCTGTTGAGTGAGCTTTCACCTGTTTCTGAGAAGGCGGTTACGGTTCGTACATCTGAAAAGCCAACATCTTCCCATCCAGAAACCCTTTTATCACAAGGGTTATCAAAGGTAACTCGACAGGGTACTCAGGTGTCTTTAAACGGTCGTGCCTATAAAGTGCCCTGGAAGCAGTGGCAAGTGGGCGCATCCGTTCGCACGGCGATCAGCGATGTAGGTATGATGCAAAGCTTGGGGCTGGAATTGTTAAGTACGAGGGATTGGACACGACAACCGATACAGTGGTTTTCAGACCCAACCCGAACACCAATGGTTCTAGTCACGCAACGGGATGCGGCTTATCGTTATCTGGATGTAAGCGATTTTGCCAGAGTGGCCGATTTGCGGATGAAAGTGGCAGGCGAGCAGCTACAGATTACTTCGGTGCCTGCCCGATTAAAAGATATTCAGCAAGGAACTCAAGCTTGGGGTTCGCGGATTGTCATCGATCTAGACCGCCCAACGCCCTGGCAAGTGAGCGATGGCGTCAGCGAAGGGGTCATTACCCTAGATGCCTCAACTGACCCTTCCCTAATCGAGCGCTTTCAGGCTCCTCCACCTCAGCCACCTCAACCGATGCAAGAGGTTGAGGATGTAGCCCCTGTGCCGGTTCAGCCTCCCAGCAATTTGCCTGTTTTTCGCGTGGAAAACGGTCAAAAGCAAACCACAATCCGGGTTCAGATTCCAGCCGGTCAGCGAATACAAGTGTTCAGTGTGCCTAAGCCTAATCGCTTAGTGATCGACCTTCGACCTGATGCCCTGATGGAGAAAGAAATCCTTTGGGCACCAGGAATCCGATGGCGTCAGCAATATGTGAATTTGGGAGAATCCCGATTTCCTGTGGTGTGGCTAGAAGTTGACCCAAAAGCTAACCGGATGAGCTTTAGACCGATGTGGAGCAATCCCACGACCCAAGTGGGAACAACTCCACTGCTCCAAATGGCTCCATCGTGGCAGGCGGCGGCGGCAATTAACGCTGGCTTTTTCAATCGCAAAACTCAATTCCCCCTGGGTGCTATTCGTCGCGATGGTCGGTGGTTTTCTGGACCTATTCTTAACCGAGGTGCGATCGCTTGGAACGATCAGGGGCAATTCAAAATTGGGCGTCTCAGCCTTCAAGAAACTTTGGCGACCTCAACGGGGATGAATTTACCCGTGCTTTTCCTCAATAGTGGCTACGTCAAAGCAGGCATTTCCCGTTATACCTCGGAGTGGGGGCCGACCTACACGCCGCTGACGGATAATGAAATCCTCGTTTATGTACAAAACAACCAAGTTACGGGTCAGCTTCCAGGAGGGATGACAGGTCAAACCGCTTTTCCTATCCCCGGCGATGGCTACCTCTTGACTTTAAGGGGCGATGGCACTGCTGCGGCTGGTTTCCTCAATATTGGGACACAAGTGAACATTGGGCAGGGGACTACACCCACTGATTTCGCGACTTACCCTCAAATCTTAGGGGCTGGTCCTGTACTCCTAGAAAATCGGCAAATCGTCTTGGATGCCAAAGCGGAGCAATTTAGTGATGCCTTTAGTCAACAAATGGCGATTCGGAGTGCGATCGGCACTACTGGCTCTGGCACTGTGATAATTGCGGCTATCCATAGTCGGGTCGGTGGGCGAGGTCCGACTTTAGCCGAAACCGCTCAGTTGATACAGCAGATGGGAGCGATCGATGCCCTCAATCTCGATGGTGGCAGCTCTACCGGACTTTATCTAGGAGGCCAACTTCTTGATCGGTCTCCGGCTACAGCCGCCCGTGTTCACAATGCCTTAGGGCTTTTTCTGGCACCCATACCCTAG
- a CDS encoding glutamate synthase-related protein: MNNRSIKVNQQGYSGNQGTQPYSGQRWLVEERDACGVGFIASCGGSATHKLIEQALSALSCLEHRGGCSADQDSGDGAGLMSAIPWDVLQPWFAEQNLDMPPTQQLGVGMLFLPKDTDLLNKARATVEEVLGQEGLTVLGWRIVPVKDSVLGVQARENEPRIEQVIVQSPTKQGDELERVLFKAMRRISKALESDDTVKGSDDFYVCSFSTRTIVYKGMVRSAVLGEFYTDLKNPAYKSPFAVYHRRFSTNTLPKWPLAQPMRLLGHNGEINTLLGNINWMMAREADLTHPLWGERTTQEEIKAQEAALSTPAELASELDDLKPIVNPDNSDSATLDNVLELLVQSGRSPMEALMMMVPEAYQNQPDLEKYPEIVDFYEYYRGIQEAWDGPALLVFSDGNVVGATLDRNGLRPARYSITRNGYVVVASEAGVVDLPEAEIVEKGRLGPGQMIAVDLESHEILKNWDIKQRVATRNPYGEWLQQHRVVLTPHPFVESPRLEASVLLRQQTAFGYTAEDVDLIIEPMSIEGKEPTFCMGDDTPLAVLSDKPRLLYDYFKQRFAQVTNPPIDPLRESLVMSLSMHLGERGNLLDAKPEYARRLKLETPVLNEVDLEAVKTSGFETAELSTLFEITAGPKGLEAAVRKLCDRAAQSVASGKKILILSDRVGGTIGENYSYIPPMLAVGAVHHHLIRQGLRMKASLVVDTAQCWSTHHFACLIGYGAAAVCPYLALESVRQWWADPKTQKLMERGKIQSITIEKAQQNYRKAVEAGLLKILSKMGISLLSSYQGAQIFEAIGIGTDLLDLGFRGTTSRLGGLSMTELAQEVISFHSRAFPELAGKKLENFGFVQYRPGGEYHMNSPEMSKALHKAVATRDYDHYELYKQSLSGRPVTALRDLLDFKSDRAPISIEEVQPIEEIVKRFCTGAMSLGALSREAHEVLAIAMNRIGGKSNSGEGGEDSVRYKVLDDVDATGLSPTLPHLKGLRNGDTASSTIKQVASGRFGVTPEYLVNGKQIEIKMAQGAKPGEGGQLPGKKVSSYIAMLRRSKPGVTLISPPPHHDIYSIEDLAQLIFDLHQINPQAQVSVKLVAEIGIGTVAAGVAKANADIIQISGHDGGTGASPLSSIKHAGAPWELGVTEVHRVLMENQLRDRVLLRADGGFKTGWDVLMAALMGAEEYGFGSVAMIAEGCIMARICHTNNCPVGVATQQEQLRKRFSGIPEHVVNFFYFVAEEVRSLLAHLGYRSLAEVIGRADLLKVREGIKLAKTDALNLNCLTQLPDTKSNRSWLNHESVHSNGPVLDDQLLADAEIQAAIRNQGSVSKNVGVVNTDRSVGTRIAGAIAKLYGDTGFGGQITLTFQGAAGQSFGAFNLPGMTLVLEGEANDYVGKGMHGGEIIIKPPADAACDPAQNVIVGNTCLYGATGGVLFANGGAGERFGVRNSKGQAVIEGAGDHCCEYMTGGVIVVLGHVGRNVGAGMTGGLAYFLDEEGSFKDKVNREIVQIQRVMTPAGEQQLKELIQAHAERTDSPKAKIILAHWSDYLPQFWQVVPPSEADTPEANPDVVEERVLSSVQ, encoded by the coding sequence ATGAATAACAGGAGCATCAAGGTCAATCAACAAGGTTACTCAGGCAATCAGGGCACTCAACCCTATTCAGGTCAACGGTGGTTGGTAGAAGAACGGGATGCGTGTGGTGTTGGCTTCATTGCTTCTTGTGGGGGCAGTGCCACCCATAAACTAATTGAGCAGGCTTTGTCTGCCCTCAGTTGTTTAGAACACCGGGGAGGATGTAGTGCCGACCAAGATTCTGGGGATGGTGCGGGTTTAATGAGCGCGATTCCCTGGGATGTATTGCAGCCTTGGTTTGCCGAGCAAAACTTGGATATGCCGCCCACCCAGCAGTTGGGAGTCGGTATGCTATTTCTACCCAAAGATACGGATCTGCTTAACAAAGCCCGTGCCACAGTTGAAGAGGTGTTGGGGCAAGAAGGGTTAACCGTTCTGGGCTGGCGTATCGTACCCGTGAAAGACTCGGTTCTGGGTGTACAAGCACGAGAGAACGAACCGCGAATTGAACAGGTGATTGTTCAATCCCCAACCAAGCAGGGAGATGAACTGGAGCGCGTCCTGTTCAAGGCGATGCGTCGCATTAGTAAAGCATTAGAGTCAGACGATACAGTAAAAGGGTCTGACGATTTCTATGTGTGTTCGTTCTCGACGCGCACCATTGTTTACAAAGGGATGGTACGTTCAGCGGTGCTGGGCGAGTTTTATACGGATTTGAAAAATCCAGCTTACAAAAGTCCCTTTGCCGTTTACCATCGACGCTTTAGTACGAACACCCTACCCAAATGGCCCCTAGCTCAGCCCATGCGGTTGTTGGGACACAACGGCGAAATTAATACGCTGTTAGGCAATATCAACTGGATGATGGCGCGTGAGGCTGACCTCACTCATCCGCTGTGGGGCGAGAGAACGACACAGGAGGAAATCAAGGCTCAAGAGGCAGCACTCAGCACGCCGGCTGAATTAGCCAGCGAATTAGATGACCTCAAGCCCATTGTCAATCCAGACAACAGTGATTCCGCGACCCTAGATAACGTCCTGGAGTTATTGGTGCAATCTGGGCGCAGCCCGATGGAAGCCTTGATGATGATGGTACCAGAAGCGTACCAAAATCAGCCGGATTTAGAAAAATATCCGGAAATTGTTGATTTTTACGAATACTACAGAGGAATTCAGGAGGCATGGGACGGCCCAGCGCTGTTGGTGTTCAGTGATGGCAACGTGGTGGGAGCCACTTTGGATCGCAACGGACTGCGTCCGGCCCGTTACAGCATTACACGAAATGGCTATGTGGTCGTTGCCTCAGAAGCTGGCGTGGTGGACTTGCCCGAAGCCGAGATTGTGGAAAAGGGCAGACTGGGGCCAGGGCAGATGATTGCTGTGGACTTAGAAAGTCACGAGATTTTGAAGAACTGGGATATTAAGCAACGGGTTGCAACTCGCAATCCGTATGGAGAGTGGTTGCAACAGCACCGTGTTGTTTTAACACCACATCCCTTCGTCGAAAGCCCTCGGTTAGAGGCATCGGTTTTACTGCGCCAGCAAACCGCCTTTGGCTACACGGCAGAGGATGTTGATCTGATTATCGAGCCGATGAGCATCGAAGGGAAGGAACCCACCTTCTGCATGGGTGATGATACTCCCTTAGCTGTGCTATCCGATAAGCCACGATTGCTCTATGACTACTTCAAGCAACGCTTTGCTCAGGTGACGAACCCGCCGATTGACCCCCTGCGGGAAAGCTTGGTGATGTCGTTGAGTATGCACTTGGGTGAACGAGGGAATCTCCTCGATGCTAAGCCGGAGTACGCCCGCAGGTTAAAGCTGGAGACGCCGGTGCTCAACGAGGTGGACTTAGAGGCGGTGAAAACTTCGGGGTTTGAAACGGCTGAACTCTCCACCTTATTTGAAATTACGGCTGGCCCTAAAGGGCTGGAGGCGGCTGTGCGAAAATTATGCGATCGCGCAGCCCAATCCGTTGCGTCTGGGAAGAAGATTCTGATTTTAAGCGACAGAGTCGGTGGAACCATTGGGGAAAATTACAGCTATATTCCCCCGATGCTAGCCGTGGGTGCCGTCCACCATCATCTGATTCGCCAAGGATTACGGATGAAGGCATCCTTGGTTGTGGATACGGCGCAGTGTTGGAGTACCCATCATTTCGCCTGCTTGATTGGCTATGGCGCGGCAGCCGTTTGTCCGTATCTGGCTTTGGAATCCGTGCGTCAGTGGTGGGCCGATCCGAAGACTCAAAAACTGATGGAACGGGGCAAAATCCAGAGCATCACCATTGAAAAAGCCCAGCAAAATTACCGTAAGGCCGTAGAAGCGGGATTGTTGAAAATTCTCTCTAAAATGGGGATTTCCCTGCTGTCGTCTTACCAGGGCGCTCAAATTTTTGAGGCGATTGGAATTGGGACTGATTTATTAGATTTGGGCTTTAGAGGCACAACCTCACGCTTGGGTGGCTTAAGCATGACGGAATTAGCCCAGGAAGTCATCTCCTTCCACAGCCGAGCTTTCCCGGAATTGGCAGGGAAGAAACTGGAGAACTTTGGTTTTGTCCAGTACCGTCCGGGTGGAGAATATCACATGAACAGTCCCGAAATGTCGAAAGCGCTGCATAAGGCGGTGGCAACCAGGGACTACGACCATTACGAGCTGTATAAGCAGTCTTTGTCAGGGCGTCCGGTGACGGCACTGCGGGATTTGCTGGACTTCAAGAGCGATCGCGCCCCAATTTCGATAGAAGAGGTACAACCTATTGAAGAAATTGTCAAGCGGTTCTGTACGGGGGCGATGTCTCTGGGTGCACTGTCACGGGAAGCCCATGAAGTATTAGCGATCGCCATGAATCGCATCGGCGGTAAATCCAACTCTGGCGAGGGTGGAGAAGATTCCGTTCGATATAAGGTACTCGATGATGTTGATGCCACCGGCCTGTCTCCCACCCTGCCCCACCTCAAAGGGTTACGCAATGGAGATACGGCAAGTTCAACGATTAAGCAGGTAGCCTCCGGTCGCTTTGGGGTAACACCGGAGTATTTGGTGAATGGCAAGCAAATCGAGATCAAAATGGCTCAAGGCGCTAAGCCCGGAGAAGGAGGACAGCTACCGGGTAAGAAGGTGAGTTCTTACATTGCCATGCTACGGCGCTCTAAGCCAGGAGTCACCTTGATTTCGCCGCCGCCTCACCACGATATTTATTCGATTGAGGACTTGGCTCAGCTTATTTTTGACCTGCACCAAATTAATCCTCAAGCTCAAGTCTCGGTGAAGCTGGTAGCGGAAATTGGGATTGGGACGGTAGCGGCTGGTGTGGCTAAGGCGAATGCGGATATTATCCAAATTTCCGGGCATGACGGTGGCACGGGTGCATCCCCCCTAAGTTCGATTAAACATGCGGGCGCACCTTGGGAATTAGGGGTGACGGAAGTACATCGGGTATTGATGGAAAATCAACTGCGCGATCGCGTCCTCCTCAGAGCTGATGGTGGCTTCAAAACAGGTTGGGATGTGCTCATGGCGGCGTTAATGGGCGCAGAAGAATATGGTTTTGGCTCTGTCGCCATGATTGCTGAGGGGTGTATCATGGCGCGAATTTGCCATACCAATAACTGCCCTGTGGGTGTGGCGACGCAGCAAGAACAACTGCGTAAGCGCTTTTCTGGAATCCCAGAGCATGTGGTCAACTTCTTTTACTTTGTCGCCGAGGAAGTGCGATCGCTCTTGGCACACCTGGGTTATCGCTCATTGGCAGAAGTGATCGGTCGGGCTGATTTATTGAAGGTACGGGAGGGCATCAAGTTGGCGAAGACGGATGCCTTGAACTTGAATTGCCTGACTCAGTTACCGGATACCAAGAGCAATCGTAGCTGGCTCAATCATGAATCCGTTCACAGTAATGGCCCTGTCCTCGACGACCAGCTGCTTGCCGATGCTGAGATTCAGGCCGCGATTCGCAACCAAGGGTCTGTAAGCAAAAATGTTGGCGTTGTCAACACGGACAGAAGCGTAGGAACACGCATTGCAGGTGCGATCGCCAAGCTTTATGGTGATACAGGATTTGGAGGACAAATTACCTTAACCTTCCAAGGTGCAGCCGGACAAAGCTTTGGCGCGTTCAACCTTCCGGGCATGACACTCGTCTTAGAGGGTGAAGCCAATGATTATGTGGGTAAGGGGATGCATGGCGGTGAAATTATCATTAAGCCACCCGCAGACGCCGCTTGCGACCCTGCCCAAAATGTGATTGTGGGCAATACCTGCCTCTATGGCGCAACGGGCGGCGTACTGTTTGCCAATGGTGGTGCCGGTGAGCGGTTTGGTGTCCGCAATTCCAAAGGTCAGGCGGTGATTGAAGGAGCAGGTGACCACTGTTGTGAGTACATGACGGGGGGCGTAATTGTGGTCTTAGGTCATGTAGGACGGAATGTCGGTGCGGGGATGACGGGGGGTCTGGCTTACTTCCTGGATGAAGAAGGCAGTTTTAAGGACAAAGTCAATCGGGAAATTGTCCAAATTCAACGGGTCATGACGCCAGCCGGTGAGCAGCAACTCAAAGAGCTGATCCAAGCTCACGCGGAGCGAACCGACAGCCCCAAAGCGAAGATTATCTTAGCTCACTGGTCTGATTATTTACCGCAATTCTGGCAAGTTGTACCCCCCTCGGAGGCGGATACTCCAGAAGCCAATCCTGATGTTGTGGAAGAGAGAGTGCTGAGTTCAGTGCAATAG